Below is a window of Pseudarthrobacter equi DNA.
CACCCCCGCCTCCAAGGAACGCATCCTTCGGATTGTCACGGAAGCCGAGACTGCCGGCGCCGCAATGGTGGTTGACGGCCGCGACCTCGTGGTCCCCGGCCACGAAGACGGTTTCTGGGTTGGCCCCACCGTCCTGGACCACGTCAAGACCGAAATGACCGCCTACCAGGAGGAAATCTTCGGACCCGTCCTCGTCGTGGTCCGCGTCGACACTCTCGAAGACGGCATCGCCCTCATCAATGCCAACCCCTACGGCAACGGCACCGCCATCTTCACCTCCTCCGGCGCCGCCGCCCGCAAGTTCCAGCGCTCCGTCACGGTCGGCATGATCGGCATCAACGTGCCCCTGCCCGTCCCGGTGGCTTACCACTCCTTCGGCGGCTGGAAGGCTTCCCTCTTCGGCGACAAGCACATCTACGGCCCCGAAGGCGTATCGTTCTACACCCGCGGCAAGGTCATCACCTCCCGCTGGCCCGAAACCCACCACGCCTCCGGCGCCTCCTACAACTTCCCCTCCAACTGACACCAGAGAGAGACAACGCTGTCATGACTGAGAACAAGCTGATCATCGGCACGGCACCGGACTCCTGGGGAGTCTGGTTCCCGGATGACCCCAAGCAGACCCCGTGGGAACGCTTCCTGGACGAAGTGGTGGAGTCCGGCTACAAGTGGATCGAACTGGGCCCGTACGGCTACCTTCCCGCGGATCCGACCCGTCTGGCCGAAGAGCTCAAGGCCCGTGACCTGAAGATCTCCGCCGGCACCGTGTTCACCGCCTTCCATCGCGGCCTGGACCAGTGGGAAACCGCCTGGGAGCCGGCACGTGAGGTCGCCGAACTCACCGCGGCAATGGGCGGCGAGCACATCGTGGTCATCCCGGCCATGTGGCGGGACGACGTCACCGGTGAAGCGGTGGAAAGCGGCACCCTGACTGAGAAGGCCTGGAGCGACCTGTTTACCGGACACAACCGCCTGGGCAAGACCCTGCTCGAGGACTTTGGCCTGCAGCAGCAGTTCCACTCCCACGCTGACTCCCACGTGGGTGCGCAGCAGGACATCGAAACACTGCTCGGCGCCACTGACCCGCAGTACCTGAACCTCTGCCTGGACACCGGGCACGCCGAATACTGCGGAGCCTCCAGCCTGGACCTGATCAAGAACTACCCGGACCGGATCGGCTACCTGCACCTGAAGCAGATCAACCCGGACATCCTCAAGAAGGTCAACGAGGAAAACATGACGTGGGCAGCTGCCAACCTGGCCGGCGTCATGACCGAACCGCCCAACGGCCTGCCGGACCTCCGTGCAGTCATCGAAGCCGTGGAAGCGCTGGACCGGCCCATCTTCGGCATTGTGGAGCAGGACATGTACCCGGTGGCCTTCGACGTGCCTATGCCGATCGCCAAGCGCACCCGCAACTACCTGCTGTCCTGCGGTTCCCGCACCGCCGTCAGCTGACGGACCAGCACAGCCCACTCCCTCCAGATCCTTAAGGACAGAACAATGACTGAAACCCTCCGCGTCGCCGTCATCGGTGCCGGGCGCATGGGCGCCGACCACATCCAGCGGCTCCACCAGCGAATCCACGGCGCCGAAGTGGCCGCCGTCGTCGACGTCGACCTCGCCCGTGCCGAGGCCGCGATCGAAGGTATCCCGGGCGCTGTGGCCCTCGCTGACGCCGAGGAAGCGCTCAACAACGGTGACGTCAACGCCGTCCTCATCGCCACCCCCGGCTTCCTGCACGAGGAGATCCTTTTCAAGGCCATCGCCAAGGACATCCCTATCCTCTGCGAAAAGCCGCTGACCCCGGATGCAGAGTCCTCGCTGAAGATCGTCGAGGCTGAGGTGGCGCTGGGCCGCAAGCGCATCCAGGTAGGCTTCATGCGGCGCTTCGACGCCGAGTACGCCGCGCTCGGCTCCATCATCCGGAACCAGGAACTCGGCGAACTGCTGATGTTGCACCACCAGCACCGCAACCCCACCACCCCGGCGGGCTTCACCAACGAGATGCTGATCAACGACTCCGTGGTCCACGAGTTCGACGCCATCCGGTTCTTCACCGGCGAGGAGATCACGTCCGTCCAGGTCCGTCTCGGCAAGGCCACCAAGAATGCCCCGGCCGGCCAGCACGACCCCCAGCACGTCCTGATCGAGACCGAATCCGGCGTCCTGGCCGACGTCGAAATCTACGTCAACGCAAAGTACGGCTACGAAGTGGCCACCCAGGCGTCCTTCGAAGAAGGCGTCGTCAGCATCGGCGGTGACAAGGGCCCCTACACCCGCAGCGCCGGACGCTGGGGCGGCAGCGTCACCCCCGGTTTCGAAGAGCGCTTCGGCGCGGCGTACGACGTCGAAATCCAGGCCTGGGTTGACGCGGCACTTAAGGGCGAAATCGGCGGCCCCTCCGCCTGGGACGGGTATGCCACCGCAGCGTGCTGCGAAGCCGGCGTCGAGGCACAGAAGAACGGCGAGAAGGTTGCAGTGAAGCTGGCCGCAAAGCCGGACCTCTACAGCTAGTTCCACCTTTTCGGCCTTCCTGATCCACAATGGAGTGTTTACGTGAAAATCGCACTTGACCCCACCCCGTACCACCACTCGCACAGCCTCCTGGAGTTTCCGCGGGTGGTGGCGGACCTTGGCTACAAGTACATGCAGATGACCCCGCACGGGGACTTCATCCCGTTCTACAACCACCCCAAGGCGGACGACGAGCTGGTGGGCCAGCTGGGCAAGGCGTGCAAGGACGCCGGCATCGAGATCGCCTCCATCCTGCCCGTGCTCCGCTGGTCCGGACCGGACGAGGACGCCCGTGAAGCGGCAGTCCGGTACTGGAAACGGGCCATCCAGATTGCTGTGGACCTCGGCGTCAGCACCATGAACACAGAATTCAGCGGCCGGCCCGAAAAGGCAGAGGAATCCGAGCGGGCGTTCTACCGGTCCATGGAGGAACTGCTGCCCATCATCGAACGTGAGGGCATCGACCTGCTGATCGACCCCCACCCTGACGACTTCGTGGAGGAAGGCCTCGCGGCCATCCGCGTGATCCGGGGCGTGAATTCGAAGAACGTGGGCATGGTCTACGTGGCCTCGCACAGCTTCCACATGAAGAACCAGCCGCTGGAGATCATGCGGGCGGCGGGG
It encodes the following:
- a CDS encoding sugar phosphate isomerase/epimerase family protein yields the protein MTENKLIIGTAPDSWGVWFPDDPKQTPWERFLDEVVESGYKWIELGPYGYLPADPTRLAEELKARDLKISAGTVFTAFHRGLDQWETAWEPAREVAELTAAMGGEHIVVIPAMWRDDVTGEAVESGTLTEKAWSDLFTGHNRLGKTLLEDFGLQQQFHSHADSHVGAQQDIETLLGATDPQYLNLCLDTGHAEYCGASSLDLIKNYPDRIGYLHLKQINPDILKKVNEENMTWAAANLAGVMTEPPNGLPDLRAVIEAVEALDRPIFGIVEQDMYPVAFDVPMPIAKRTRNYLLSCGSRTAVS
- a CDS encoding Gfo/Idh/MocA family protein; the protein is MTETLRVAVIGAGRMGADHIQRLHQRIHGAEVAAVVDVDLARAEAAIEGIPGAVALADAEEALNNGDVNAVLIATPGFLHEEILFKAIAKDIPILCEKPLTPDAESSLKIVEAEVALGRKRIQVGFMRRFDAEYAALGSIIRNQELGELLMLHHQHRNPTTPAGFTNEMLINDSVVHEFDAIRFFTGEEITSVQVRLGKATKNAPAGQHDPQHVLIETESGVLADVEIYVNAKYGYEVATQASFEEGVVSIGGDKGPYTRSAGRWGGSVTPGFEERFGAAYDVEIQAWVDAALKGEIGGPSAWDGYATAACCEAGVEAQKNGEKVAVKLAAKPDLYS
- a CDS encoding sugar phosphate isomerase/epimerase family protein codes for the protein MKIALDPTPYHHSHSLLEFPRVVADLGYKYMQMTPHGDFIPFYNHPKADDELVGQLGKACKDAGIEIASILPVLRWSGPDEDAREAAVRYWKRAIQIAVDLGVSTMNTEFSGRPEKAEESERAFYRSMEELLPIIEREGIDLLIDPHPDDFVEEGLAAIRVIRGVNSKNVGMVYVASHSFHMKNQPLEIMRAAGDKLRLVHVADTMDHHASHGLRYITNPPGNPVRVHQHLKVGDGDVNWDEFFGGLKEIGFLDREDTVMVSSVFAEDDKADEVSRYQLATMEQYVQKVSV